A DNA window from Arachis duranensis cultivar V14167 chromosome 3, aradu.V14167.gnm2.J7QH, whole genome shotgun sequence contains the following coding sequences:
- the LOC107479887 gene encoding homeobox protein BEL1 homolog: MVSSSSGGFCYTYSDNPGGGGGSGFVSDPEMEMKWKTLFANNEPPPPTCFDLILQNTPSQGLSLSLSSNNPSSISLQSFPLRQQHHEMALQGHYSLKASRFLLPAQQLLNEFCSLGTKQLNNQLIKRNKNNTNSPPLTSLDLVELHKRKAKLLVMLQEVDTRYEHYCNQMKGVVASFEAMAGEGAATVYSALALKAMSRHFRCLKDGILEQIEATRKGMGEKDPIAPGTTKGQTPRLRIIDQALRQQRAFHQTISMESHPWRPQRGLPERSVSLLRAWLFEHFLHPYPSDVDKHILARQTGLSRSQVSNWFINARVRLWKPMVEEMYLEEEKEAAAASSEGGGGSNTEDFQNLSPNSAAARPEDQKPRLLRIDSECMSSIINNNSDHRKDNHEQMNQQEEEQYLGRGVADTFGSVEIDFSSYPEGFNSSGGGAVSLTLGLQQHGGNGVSLAFPPETHHQHQASMFYSSRDQIIEDCSQPVQYSLLDGEAHAMPYRNLMGTQLLHDLAG, translated from the exons atggttTCATCATCAAGTGGTGGATTCTGCTACACCTACAGCGATAATcctggaggaggaggaggaagcgGCTTTGTATCTGACCCAGAGATGGAGATGAAATGGAAAACCTTGTTCGCCAACAACGAACCACCACCTCCTACTTGTTTTGATCTAATACTCCAAAACACGCCAAGCCAAGGCCTTTCACTATCTCTTAGCTCAAACAACCCTTCTTCTATTTCTCTCCAATCTTTTCCCCTAAGACAACAACACCATGAGATGGCGCTGCAAGGCCATTACTCGCTCAAGGCGTCCAGGTTCTTGCTACCGGCACAGCAACTCCTCAACGAGTTCTGTAGCCTAGGAACCAAGCAACTCAATAATCAACTCATCAAGCGTAACAAGAACAACACCAACTCCCCACCTCTTACCTCTCTAGACTTGGTTGAATTGCACAAGAGAAAGGCTAAGCTCCTTGTCATGCTCCAAGAG GTGGACACAAGATACGAGCACTACTGTAATCAGATGAAGGGAGTGGTGGCGTCATTTGAGGCCATGGCCGGGGAGGGAGCGGCCACCGTGTACTCGGCACTTGCGCTGAAGGCCATGTCACGCCACTTCAGATGCTTGAAGGATGGGATACTGGAACAGATAGAGGCCACTCGGAAGGGGATGGGAGAGAAGGATCCAATTGCACCGGGCACCACTAAGGGCCAAACCCCCAGGCTTAGAATCATTGACCAGGCTTTGAGACAGCAAAGGGCTTTTCACCAAACCATCTCCATGGAATCTCATCCCTGGAGACCCCAACGTGGCCTTCCTGAACGTTCCGTTTCTCTTCTCCGCGCTTGGCTTTTCGAGCATTTTCTTCACCC GTACCCAAGTGATGTTGATAAACATATTTTAGCACGCCAAACTGGTCTCTCTAGAAGCCAG GTTTCAAATTGGTTTATCAATGCAAGGGTGAGGCTATGGAAGCCAATGGTGGAGGAAATGTACttggaagaagagaaggaggcTGCTGCAGCATCCTCGGAGGGAGGAGGAGGCAGCAACACTGAAGATTTTCAAAACCTATCTCCAAATTCAGCAGCAGCAAGACCAGAGGATCAGAAGCCTCGCCTACTTCGAATCGATTCGGAATGCATGTCctcaatcatcaacaacaactcTGATCATCGCAAAGATAACCATGAGCAGATGAATCAACAAGAGGAGGAACAGTACTTAGGGCGAGGTGTCGCAGACACGTTTGGATCAGTGGAGATTGATTTCTCATCATATCCTGAGGGCTTCAATAGCAGTGGAGGAGGTGCGGTTTCTTTGACGCTAGGGTTACAGCAACACGGTGGAAATGGGGTGAGCTTGGCTTTCCCGCCAGAAACTCATCATCAGCATCAGGCCTCCATGTTCTACTCATCAAGGGACCAGATTATTGAAGACTGTAGTCAACCAGTTCAGTACTCTCTTTTGGATGGCGAAGCACACGCCATGCCCTACAGGAATTTGATGGGGACCCAGTTGCTTCATGACTTGGCCGGATAG